From Methanoculleus thermophilus, the proteins below share one genomic window:
- a CDS encoding glycerophosphodiester phosphodiesterase — MLIVGHRGAKGVEPENTLRALRRGMECADLVEVDVRLTKDGIPIVIHDATVDRTTDGTGPIKGYTIEEIKKLDAGRGETIPTLQEVLGLVRGKTGLVVEIKEPGTEAIIASVLMDQMPERLILVSFHPESVAMAKRLFPGVQAGLIYSQNIDDPVGLARSVQADLILPRWDRVSREVVDQAHSAGLLVVPWILNDEETIGKALQLGVDGFASDDPCAVRRYLQGRGVELHVPSG; from the coding sequence ATGCTCATCGTCGGACACCGCGGCGCGAAGGGCGTCGAGCCAGAGAATACCTTGCGGGCCCTGCGGAGGGGTATGGAATGCGCCGATCTCGTCGAGGTCGACGTTCGCCTCACAAAAGACGGTATCCCGATCGTTATCCATGACGCAACGGTCGACCGGACAACCGACGGGACCGGACCGATCAAAGGTTACACCATCGAGGAGATAAAAAAGCTGGATGCAGGCCGGGGTGAGACGATCCCGACACTCCAAGAGGTTCTCGGCCTCGTTCGGGGAAAGACAGGGCTTGTCGTGGAGATCAAGGAGCCCGGGACAGAGGCCATCATTGCCTCAGTGCTCATGGATCAGATGCCGGAGCGGCTCATCCTGGTCTCGTTCCACCCTGAAAGCGTCGCGATGGCAAAGAGGCTCTTTCCCGGAGTGCAGGCGGGCCTGATCTACTCACAGAATATCGATGATCCTGTCGGGCTTGCCCGTTCGGTGCAGGCAGACCTTATCCTCCCGCGATGGGATCGGGTTTCACGAGAGGTGGTAGATCAGGCGCACAGTGCCGGGCTGCTCGTCGTCCCCTGGATACTGAACGATGAAGAGACCATCGGCAAGGCGCTCCAGCTCGGCGTCGATGGCTTTGCAAGCGACGATCCTTGTGCTGTACGGCGATACCTGCAGGGGAGGGGTGTAGAACTCCACGTCCCATCAGGGTGA
- a CDS encoding DMT family transporter, protein MAHYQVPVLCALITAVLIGGSAPFTKLLLGEAGPLALAALVSLGSGSGALLFSIIGAAVGTRRSYVEAPPGKGDLPWLIGVMVLGGFLAPVTLIFSLPGTPAATAALLLNFEAVATTLIAATIFREWVSRRVWIALGFITTACILLTWEPTGSLGLSLSALGILLTCVFWAIDNNLGQRLSAKDPLLVISIKGIGAGVITLILVLVTGEQFPDPSTIAAAMIVGFLCYGGLTSILFLLALRGIGAARAGSLLAISPFFGVIFSLLLFAELPAGAFYIALPIMALGAWLLVSEKHSHPHRHPAIVHEHRHRHDDLHHDHAHTADDPPLTSTGEHSHMHAHDEIVHEHPHQPDIHHRHSHR, encoded by the coding sequence CTGGCGCACTACCAGGTACCCGTCCTCTGTGCGCTCATAACGGCGGTCCTCATCGGCGGGAGCGCCCCGTTCACCAAACTCCTCCTCGGCGAGGCCGGGCCGCTCGCGCTCGCGGCGCTGGTCTCGCTCGGGAGCGGTTCGGGTGCCCTGCTCTTCTCCATCATCGGGGCAGCGGTGGGTACCCGGAGAAGTTACGTTGAGGCGCCGCCTGGAAAGGGCGATCTCCCCTGGCTTATCGGGGTAATGGTCCTTGGTGGATTCCTCGCTCCGGTAACCCTGATATTCAGCCTCCCGGGAACGCCGGCGGCGACGGCTGCGCTCCTCCTGAACTTCGAGGCCGTAGCAACGACGCTGATTGCCGCGACGATCTTTCGTGAGTGGGTGAGTCGCCGTGTCTGGATTGCGCTCGGGTTTATTACCACTGCATGCATCCTCCTGACCTGGGAGCCGACAGGCAGTCTCGGGCTATCCCTTTCGGCGCTTGGCATCCTGCTCACATGCGTCTTCTGGGCAATCGACAACAACTTAGGGCAGCGACTCTCGGCAAAAGACCCTCTTCTCGTCATCTCCATAAAGGGAATCGGCGCCGGCGTCATCACACTCATCCTCGTACTTGTCACCGGGGAGCAGTTCCCGGATCCATCTACAATCGCTGCAGCCATGATCGTTGGGTTTCTCTGTTACGGCGGTTTAACGAGTATTCTCTTCCTCCTTGCTCTTCGCGGTATCGGCGCGGCACGGGCGGGGTCACTCCTTGCGATCTCCCCGTTCTTCGGCGTCATCTTCTCGCTCCTTCTCTTCGCGGAACTCCCCGCGGGGGCCTTCTATATCGCGTTGCCCATCATGGCGCTTGGTGCCTGGTTGCTGGTCTCTGAGAAGCATTCCCATCCCCACCGGCACCCGGCGATCGTTCACGAGCACCGCCACCGCCATGACGACCTTCACCACGACCACGCTCACACGGCTGACGACCCTCCGCTCACGTCGACCGGCGAGCACTCGCATATGCATGCCCATGATGAGATCGTCCACGAGCATCCGCACCAGCCCGATATCCACCATCGCCACTCCCATCGGTAG
- a CDS encoding ABC transporter substrate-binding protein: MRSHGILTLLVCIVAVLAVAGAGCTGTTQAGGDELKDSYIVGIDGSYAPFSYVDKDGNAQGFDVDSMRWIAEKKGINVTFKAIDWDAIIPSLQAGKIDMVYAGMTITPERLEAVNFSNPYWTVNQDVAVREDSNVTLDDVLAGKAVLGAQRGCTAATWIEKNLIETGKMPAANLKLYVDTPAAVSDLEIGRIDAVMYDDLSLGSYIEGKPLKIIGSVETKEQFGVAIRKEDTALLEFMNEALAELQADPYWEELKEKYNLN, encoded by the coding sequence ATGAGATCGCATGGCATTCTGACGCTGCTCGTCTGTATCGTTGCAGTGCTGGCAGTAGCCGGTGCAGGGTGTACCGGCACGACTCAGGCCGGTGGAGATGAACTGAAGGATTCCTATATCGTCGGTATCGACGGTTCATACGCACCGTTCAGTTATGTTGACAAAGACGGCAACGCCCAGGGATTCGATGTCGATTCCATGAGATGGATCGCCGAGAAGAAGGGCATCAACGTGACGTTTAAGGCCATTGACTGGGACGCCATCATCCCGAGTCTCCAGGCAGGGAAGATCGATATGGTCTACGCGGGAATGACGATCACCCCCGAGAGGCTGGAGGCCGTCAACTTCAGCAACCCCTACTGGACGGTCAACCAGGATGTCGCAGTCCGTGAGGACTCGAACGTAACACTTGATGATGTCCTTGCAGGCAAGGCGGTCCTCGGAGCGCAGCGGGGATGCACCGCTGCAACCTGGATCGAAAAGAACCTGATCGAGACAGGAAAGATGCCCGCAGCTAACCTGAAGCTCTACGTCGACACACCAGCTGCCGTCAGCGACCTTGAGATCGGTAGAATCGACGCAGTCATGTACGACGACCTCTCCCTGGGATCCTATATTGAGGGCAAGCCGCTCAAGATCATCGGATCTGTCGAGACTAAGGAGCAGTTCGGTGTCGCTATCCGCAAGGAGGATACCGCTCTTCTTGAGTTCATGAACGAGGCACTTGCAGAACTGCAGGCCGATCCCTACTGGGAAGAACTCAAAGAGAAGTATAACCTGAACTGA
- a CDS encoding alpha/beta hydrolase family protein: MLGTAAIEVDATSIEVHPTDIRRVPQADKAYDLVEIETDRGTTICRYCEAEQARNGVVMVGGVGGGFDSPARGLYPRLAKDFLNHRISTLGVRYRHPTDLVESTIDTVLGIRYLESQGLSAIGLIGHSFGGAVAIQAAANNPAVRVVVAISTQAAGTEPVADLAGRAAVLLLHGNADPVLPPRYSEDVYRRAHEPRRLIVYDGAGHTLDEVAESLYVEVKAWILKHLPGTLV; this comes from the coding sequence ATGCTTGGGACGGCGGCAATTGAAGTGGATGCAACAAGCATTGAGGTACACCCCACGGACATAAGGAGGGTGCCACAGGCCGACAAGGCTTATGATCTCGTTGAGATCGAGACCGACCGCGGGACGACCATCTGCCGTTACTGTGAAGCGGAGCAGGCCAGAAACGGCGTTGTCATGGTGGGTGGGGTCGGCGGCGGTTTTGACTCCCCTGCCCGGGGACTTTACCCGCGGCTGGCAAAGGACTTCCTGAACCACCGGATCAGCACACTTGGTGTGCGTTACCGGCATCCAACCGATCTCGTGGAGTCGACTATCGATACGGTTCTTGGTATACGCTACCTCGAGAGCCAGGGTCTTTCGGCAATCGGGCTGATTGGGCACTCTTTTGGAGGAGCCGTGGCGATCCAGGCAGCGGCGAACAACCCGGCTGTCAGGGTTGTCGTCGCTATATCAACCCAGGCCGCCGGAACCGAACCGGTCGCGGACCTCGCCGGTCGTGCGGCGGTCCTCCTCCTTCACGGGAATGCCGATCCGGTTCTCCCTCCCCGTTATTCGGAGGATGTTTACCGGCGTGCACACGAGCCGAGACGATTGATTGTCTACGATGGAGCAGGGCATACGCTCGATGAGGTGGCCGAGAGCCTCTATGTCGAGGTGAAGGCGTGGATCCTCAAGCACCTGCCGGGAACACTTGTCTGA
- a CDS encoding DUF2795 domain-containing protein, whose protein sequence is MKESAMGGMSKAAGALQGLDPRLIEQLSSRIKFPASKESLISQAKESGASQGVIDMLNQFEDKQYNSSDDIKSEIQRIQGK, encoded by the coding sequence ATGAAAGAATCTGCCATGGGCGGGATGTCAAAGGCCGCCGGGGCTCTGCAGGGACTTGACCCACGGCTCATCGAGCAGCTCTCTTCCAGGATCAAGTTCCCTGCGTCGAAGGAGAGTCTTATCTCCCAGGCAAAGGAGAGCGGGGCATCCCAGGGCGTCATTGATATGTTGAACCAGTTCGAGGACAAGCAGTACAACAGCTCGGATGACATCAAGTCCGAGATTCAGAGGATTCAGGGGAAATAA
- a CDS encoding S1C family serine protease yields the protein MDKINCKLFQQVGDSQPVSRAHQSSATLDTGESDADLLDAYSRAVIQVVHSVGPAVVSVVVGKSLQGRRGERIGAGSGVVVAPEGYIMTNNHVVQGAGRIEVRTSDGATLPARLVGADPVTDLAVLRADATGLAYASFGDSGSLSVGQLAIAIGNPLGFDSTVSTGVLSALGRSFRSRDGRLIENIIQHTAPLNPGNSGGPLVDSRGRVIGINTAIIPMAQSICFAIPSNTATWVLPQLVADGRVRRGYLGIAGQSRPLPRPLITALGLTKNQAVEVVSVNRAGPADRAGLRPGDLIVAINGTSVGCVDELHRFLATWPIEKPATLTVIRGGQQITLSIIPVEAIACPVTG from the coding sequence ATGGATAAAATAAACTGCAAACTCTTCCAGCAGGTTGGAGATTCTCAACCGGTATCCAGGGCACATCAGTCCTCTGCAACCCTCGATACCGGAGAGTCGGACGCCGACCTCCTTGATGCCTACTCCCGGGCTGTCATCCAGGTCGTTCATTCCGTGGGGCCAGCGGTTGTGAGTGTGGTCGTGGGGAAGAGCCTTCAGGGTCGGCGGGGTGAGCGGATTGGAGCAGGCTCCGGTGTGGTCGTGGCACCGGAAGGCTACATCATGACCAATAACCATGTGGTTCAGGGGGCAGGGAGGATCGAGGTCCGTACGTCGGATGGGGCCACACTTCCCGCACGCCTGGTTGGGGCCGATCCCGTGACCGATCTCGCTGTGCTCCGTGCCGATGCTACGGGGCTTGCATATGCATCGTTCGGAGACTCCGGATCACTCTCCGTCGGTCAACTCGCAATAGCCATCGGCAACCCGCTCGGCTTTGATTCGACCGTCTCAACGGGAGTTCTGAGCGCTCTCGGGCGGTCGTTCCGGAGCAGAGACGGCCGCCTGATCGAGAATATCATCCAGCACACGGCCCCCTTAAATCCCGGCAACTCCGGCGGACCGCTGGTGGACTCCCGTGGCCGGGTCATCGGTATCAACACGGCCATCATCCCCATGGCCCAGAGCATCTGCTTTGCGATCCCATCCAACACCGCCACCTGGGTCCTCCCCCAGCTGGTCGCCGACGGCAGGGTGCGGCGTGGGTATCTCGGCATCGCCGGCCAGTCGCGGCCGCTCCCGCGACCGCTCATCACGGCGCTCGGGCTCACTAAAAACCAGGCGGTCGAGGTTGTCTCGGTGAACAGGGCAGGTCCCGCCGATCGGGCAGGACTTCGGCCAGGCGACCTGATCGTGGCGATAAATGGGACCAGTGTGGGATGCGTGGACGAACTGCATCGTTTCCTCGCCACGTGGCCCATCGAAAAACCGGCAACCCTGACGGTCATCAGAGGAGGGCAACAGATCACGCTCTCGATCATCCCCGTGGAAGCAATCGCGTGCCCTGTAACCGGGTAA